The following are encoded together in the Mugil cephalus isolate CIBA_MC_2020 chromosome 18, CIBA_Mcephalus_1.1, whole genome shotgun sequence genome:
- the si:dkey-12l12.1 gene encoding uncharacterized protein si:dkey-12l12.1 produces MGFTVWLCVLCLQASLLSHAFGCSEGGRGELCVRGRTADGQRDDQRQQRALPLTEGLALFRRKRQLERRGPTHPSQSGQPGAVSAKGFPNTLIQADRSRRHLIQAANKKKNKRKPRLGSFSLLSNDKISTPIQVVRARRQAKDTPPSKRGKGRSGAYSVLGDPLSEGQNDAAKWSI; encoded by the exons ATGGGGTTTACCGTCTGGCTGTGCGTGCTCTGCCTCCAGGCGAGCCTGCTGTCACACGCTTTCGGCTGCTCGGAGGGCGGCCGGGGAGAGCTGTGCGTCCGCGGACGGACCGCAGACGGACAG cGTGACGatcagaggcagcagagggCGCTGCCCTTGACCGAAGGACTG GCTTTGTTCAGACGTAAGAGGCAGCTGGAGCGGAGGGGTCCCACCCACCCGAGTCAGTCCGGCCAGCCCGGGGCCGTCTCCGCCAAAGGCTTCCCAAACACTCTCATCCAG GCTGACAGGTCCAGACGACACTTGATTCAAGCTGCgaataagaaaaagaacaagCGCAAACCGCGCCTCggctccttctccctccttaGCAACGACAAGATATCCACCCCCATACAG GTGGTCAGAGCGAGGAGACAAGCGAAGGACACTCCTCCGTCTAAGAGGGGAAAGGGCCGCTCCGGAGCGTACTCCGTCCTG GGAGATCCTCTGAGCGAAGGGCAGAACGACGCGGCCAAATGGAGCATATAG